Proteins encoded within one genomic window of Bradyrhizobium sp. CB1717:
- a CDS encoding cupin domain-containing protein, translating to MARQKASRPASKTAVKKRSGTKAAARSSARKAVKAKARTVAPKKPARRRQRIAISHHREEDFKADGLRAYAKYRDLGIADATHGLAQAHVIRLQGPCDPAEVSKLHFHDVEFQMVYVLKGWVKTYMDGQGETLMKQGSAWTQPPKIKHMILDYSDDVELLEVILPAEFKTVELKA from the coding sequence ATGGCCAGGCAAAAGGCATCAAGACCCGCATCGAAGACCGCCGTGAAGAAGCGGAGTGGCACCAAGGCCGCGGCGCGGTCCTCGGCACGCAAGGCGGTCAAGGCAAAGGCGCGCACGGTGGCACCGAAGAAGCCGGCACGTCGGAGGCAGCGCATCGCGATCAGCCATCACCGCGAAGAGGACTTCAAGGCCGACGGCCTGCGCGCCTACGCAAAATACCGCGACCTCGGCATCGCCGATGCGACCCATGGCCTGGCGCAGGCGCATGTGATCCGGCTGCAAGGCCCCTGCGATCCGGCGGAGGTCTCGAAGCTGCATTTCCACGACGTCGAATTCCAGATGGTCTACGTGCTCAAGGGCTGGGTGAAGACCTACATGGACGGGCAGGGCGAGACCTTGATGAAGCAGGGCAGCGCCTGGACCCAGCCGCCGAAGATCAAACACATGATCCTGGATTATTCGGACGACGTCGAGCTGCTGGAGGTGATCCTGCCGGCGGAATTCAAGACGGTGGAGTTGAAGGCGTAG